In Nocardioides nitrophenolicus, the genomic window GGCGGGCGGCGCGGGCAGCGTGGCCGGGTCGGTTCCGGCGGGCACCCAGCCCCGGACGACGGGTACGGCGGCCGCATCGGCGTCGCCGACGGTGATCGGCGTGACCAGCCAGTCGCCGTCGGCCCCCTGCTTCCCCGCCCGGCCGGACACCAGCACGGTGCCCTCGGGCAGGAAGTGGCCGCGCACCTCCACCGGACGGCCCAGCCCGGCCGTCGGGAACGGGTCGTCGGGGCCGATCAGCTCGGTCATCGGCACCGGGTCGGCGTGGGTCAGGTCGACCCGCTCGGCATCGCGGCGGGTCTGCCAGGCGTCGTACTGCCACCCGCCCATGCCGACCGCGATGGAGACGCAGGTCAGGCCGAGCAGGTGGGCGGCCCACAGCCTCATGCTCCACCAGCGCGCCACGTCAGCAGCCTACGTGGCTGGTCTGACCACGTGCGGTTGGGGACCAATCCGTGCGATTTCACGCCGACCTGCCGCAGTCTCTGCCCACAAGAAAACTGGTCAGACCACTTGACCACCAGATAACCGGACCGTACGGTCACCCCCATGGCCCTCCGCCCCGTCACCCGCCGCTCCGTGTCCGACCAGGTGGTCGACCAGCTCCTCGACGACGTCGTCGACGGCGAGCTGGCGGCCGGCGACCCCCTGCCCAGCGAACGCCGGCTGGCGGAGGTGCTCGGCATCTCCCGGCCGGCGGTGCGCGAGGCGCTGCAGCGGATCGCGCAGACCGGCCTGGTGGAGATGCGGCACGGCGGCGCGACGGTGGTGCGCGACTTCCGCCGGGCGGCGGGGCTGGACCTGCTGCCCCGGCTGCTGGTCCGCGGCGGTCAGCTCGACACCTCGATCGGGCGCAGCGTGATCGAGGCGCGGGCCGAGGTCGGGCCGGGGATCGCCGCGCTGGCCGCCGAGCGCGGGGGACCGGCGCTCGCCGCGGGGTTGGAGGCGGTCACCGAGCGGATGGCCGCGACCACCGACGCCGTGGAGTGGCAGGTGCTCGCGCTCGACTACTGGGACGTCCTCGTCGACGGCGCCGACTCGATGGTGTTCCGGCTGATGTTCAACAGCCTGCGCGCGGCCTACGAGCCCGCGCTCCCGGCGCTGGCGACGGTGCTCGCCGGCGAGGTCGGACAGGTGGAGCCCTACCTGCTGCTCGCCGCCGCCGTCCGGTCCGGCGACGCCGCGACGGCGCGCGCGGCCGCGGCCCGGGTGCTCATCCCCACCGCCGACACCCTGCTCGGGGCCTTCGCCGCGATGGGGG contains:
- a CDS encoding FadR/GntR family transcriptional regulator codes for the protein MALRPVTRRSVSDQVVDQLLDDVVDGELAAGDPLPSERRLAEVLGISRPAVREALQRIAQTGLVEMRHGGATVVRDFRRAAGLDLLPRLLVRGGQLDTSIGRSVIEARAEVGPGIAALAAERGGPALAAGLEAVTERMAATTDAVEWQVLALDYWDVLVDGADSMVFRLMFNSLRAAYEPALPALATVLAGEVGQVEPYLLLAAAVRSGDAATARAAAARVLIPTADTLLGAFAAMGDDR
- a CDS encoding SURF1 family protein; the encoded protein is MARWWSMRLWAAHLLGLTCVSIAVGMGGWQYDAWQTRRDAERVDLTHADPVPMTELIGPDDPFPTAGLGRPVEVRGHFLPEGTVLVSGRAGKQGADGDWLVTPITVGDADAAAVPVVRGWVPAGTDPATLPAPPAGEVDLLGWLQPPEGSGQVDDDPRDDVVPELRIADLVQRVDQDLYGAYVVAEEPLPADAAAGIAGATLDQLPEASRFTGLRNILYAVEWWVFAAFAAFLWFRYVRDATSERDLEEADAPAAEDAVVPSDS